From the Rhodoferax mekongensis genome, one window contains:
- a CDS encoding low molecular weight protein tyrosine phosphatase family protein, with product MQKVLFICSMNRWRSPTAEQVFSEHPGVECTSAGLNRGAENPLTAELVDWAELIFVMERSHKAKLSEEFKPHLKGKRVFCLDIPDNYRFMDPALVKLLRTKVTPFLARD from the coding sequence TTGCAAAAAGTCCTCTTCATCTGCAGCATGAACCGCTGGCGCAGCCCTACGGCGGAGCAGGTTTTTTCTGAGCATCCAGGCGTCGAATGCACATCCGCCGGCTTGAATCGTGGGGCAGAGAACCCGCTCACCGCTGAACTGGTCGATTGGGCTGAACTCATTTTTGTCATGGAGCGCAGCCACAAAGCCAAGCTCTCGGAAGAGTTCAAACCCCACCTAAAGGGAAAGCGAGTGTTCTGCCTCGACATTCCCGACAACTACCGCTTCATGGACCCGGCTTTGGTCAAGCTACTGCGCACCAAGGTCACGCCTTTTCTAGCACGCGACTAG